One genomic window of Streptococcus mitis includes the following:
- the dapB gene encoding 4-hydroxy-tetrahydrodipicolinate reductase, with amino-acid sequence MSIRVIIAGFKGKMGQAACQMVLADPDLDLVAVLDPFESESEWQGIPVFKDKADLVGFEADVWVDFTTPAVAYENTRFALENGFAPVVGTTGFTSEEIAELKAFSRAQDLGGLIAPNFALGAVLLMQFARQAAKYFPNVEIIELHHDKKKDAPSGTAIKTAELMAEVRESIQQGAADEEELIAGARGADFDGMRIHSVRLPGLVAHQEVIFGNQGEGLTLRHDSYDRSSFMTGVNLGIKEVVKRHELVYGLEHLL; translated from the coding sequence ATGAGTATTCGAGTAATTATTGCTGGTTTTAAGGGAAAGATGGGCCAGGCTGCTTGTCAGATGGTCTTGGCTGATCCAGACTTGGACTTGGTAGCAGTTTTGGATCCCTTTGAGTCTGAATCAGAATGGCAGGGTATTCCTGTTTTCAAGGATAAGGCTGATTTGGTCGGTTTTGAAGCAGATGTCTGGGTAGACTTTACTACACCAGCTGTTGCCTATGAAAATACACGCTTTGCTCTTGAAAATGGCTTTGCTCCAGTAGTTGGGACAACAGGTTTCACGAGTGAAGAGATTGCAGAGCTAAAAGCATTTTCTCGTGCTCAAGATTTGGGTGGCTTGATCGCTCCTAACTTTGCCTTGGGTGCTGTTTTACTCATGCAATTTGCAAGGCAGGCTGCTAAATATTTCCCAAATGTGGAGATTATCGAGCTCCATCATGACAAGAAAAAGGATGCTCCGAGTGGAACTGCTATTAAAACAGCTGAGTTAATGGCAGAAGTTCGAGAGTCTATCCAGCAGGGTGCAGCAGATGAGGAAGAATTGATTGCAGGTGCTCGTGGTGCTGACTTTGATGGCATGCGCATCCACTCAGTTCGTTTGCCAGGCTTGGTAGCCCATCAGGAAGTCATCTTTGGCAATCAGGGAGAAGGATTGACACTCCGTCATGACTCCTATGATCGCAGCTCCTTCATGACAGGGGTGAATTTGGGAATTAAAGAAGTTGTCAAGCGTCATGAGCTTGTCTATGGATTAGAACACTTATTATGA
- a CDS encoding NAD(P)/FAD-dependent oxidoreductase gives MSQLYDITIVGGGPVGLFAAFYAHLRQAKVQIIDSLPQLGGQPAILYPEKEILDVPGFPNLTGEELTNRLIEQLNSFDTPIHLNETVLEIEKQEEGFVITTSKGSHLSKTVIIAMGGGAFKPRPLELEGVEGYENIHYHVSNIQQYAGKKVTILGGGDSAVDWALAFEKIAPTTLVHRRDNFRALEHSVQALQESSVTIKTPFVPSQLLGDGKTLDKLEITKVKSDETETIDLDHLFVNYGFKSSVGNLKNWGLDLNRHKIIVNSKQESSQAGIYAIGDCCYYDGKIDLIATGLGEAPTAVNNAINYIDPEQKVQPKHSTSL, from the coding sequence ATGTCTCAACTCTATGATATTACCATTGTAGGTGGTGGTCCTGTCGGGCTTTTTGCGGCCTTCTATGCCCACCTACGCCAAGCCAAGGTCCAAATCATCGACTCTCTTCCCCAACTAGGTGGACAACCTGCTATTCTCTACCCTGAAAAGGAAATCCTAGACGTACCAGGTTTCCCAAACCTAACTGGAGAAGAGTTGACCAACCGCTTGATTGAACAGTTAAACAGCTTTGATACCCCTATTCATCTCAACGAAACGGTTCTTGAGATTGAAAAACAAGAGGAAGGCTTTGTAATTACAACTTCTAAAGGAAGTCACCTGTCTAAAACAGTTATCATCGCTATGGGTGGCGGTGCCTTCAAACCACGTCCGCTGGAACTAGAAGGCGTTGAGGGTTATGAAAATATCCACTACCACGTTTCCAACATCCAGCAATATGCTGGTAAGAAAGTGACGATTCTTGGTGGAGGAGACTCGGCTGTGGATTGGGCTTTGGCTTTTGAAAAAATTGCGCCAACTACCCTTGTCCACCGCAGAGATAATTTCCGTGCCTTGGAACACAGTGTCCAAGCCTTACAGGAATCATCTGTGACCATCAAGACACCATTCGTCCCTAGCCAACTCCTTGGAGATGGAAAAACGCTCGATAAACTTGAAATCACAAAAGTCAAATCTGATGAAACCGAAACGATTGACCTAGACCACCTCTTTGTCAACTATGGTTTCAAATCTTCTGTCGGTAACCTTAAAAACTGGGGTCTGGACCTCAACCGTCATAAGATTATCGTCAACAGCAAGCAAGAATCTAGCCAAGCAGGTATCTATGCTATCGGTGACTGTTGCTACTATGACGGAAAAATTGACTTGATTGCGACAGGGCTTGGAGAGGCACCAACCGCTGTTAACAATGCCATCAACTACATTGACCCAGAACAAAAGGTACAACCAAAACACTCAACCAGTTTATAA
- the whiA gene encoding DNA-binding protein WhiA: protein MSFTVAVKEEILGQHHLSRHELSAIIKMSGSIGLSTSGLTLSVVTENAKLARHLYESFLHFYEIKSEIRHHQRSNLRKNRVYTVFTDEKVQDLLSDLHLADSFFGLETGIDGAILSDEEAGRAYLCGAFLANGSIRDPESGKYQLEISSVYLDHAQGIASLLQQFLLDAKVLERKKGAVTYLQRAEDIMDFLIVIGAMKARDDFERVKILRETRNDLNRANNAETANIARTVSASMKTINNISKIKDIMGLENLPVDLQEVAQLRIQHPDYSIQQLADSLSTPLTKSGVNHRLRKINKIADEL, encoded by the coding sequence ATGAGTTTCACAGTAGCAGTAAAAGAAGAAATTCTAGGTCAGCACCATCTGAGCCGGCATGAATTATCTGCCATTATCAAGATGTCTGGTAGCATCGGTCTTTCGACTTCGGGCTTGACCTTGTCTGTCGTGACAGAAAATGCCAAACTGGCTCGGCACCTCTATGAGTCCTTTCTCCATTTCTATGAAATCAAATCGGAAATTCGCCACCACCAGAGGAGCAATCTCCGTAAGAATCGGGTCTATACCGTTTTTACAGATGAAAAGGTGCAGGACCTGCTGAGTGATTTACACTTGGCAGACTCCTTTTTTGGTCTGGAAACAGGTATTGATGGGGCGATTTTATCAGACGAGGAAGCAGGTCGTGCTTATCTCTGTGGCGCTTTCTTGGCAAATGGAAGTATTCGTGACCCTGAGTCAGGCAAGTATCAGTTGGAAATCAGTTCTGTTTATCTGGACCACGCGCAAGGGATTGCCTCACTTCTCCAGCAATTTTTACTGGATGCTAAGGTGCTTGAGCGCAAGAAGGGGGCTGTGACCTATCTCCAGCGTGCTGAAGATATCATGGACTTCTTGATTGTCATCGGGGCCATGAAGGCGCGTGATGATTTTGAGCGGGTTAAGATTTTGCGAGAAACCCGTAATGATCTCAATCGAGCCAATAATGCCGAGACAGCCAATATTGCTCGGACAGTTTCTGCCAGCATGAAGACTATCAACAATATCAGTAAAATCAAAGATATCATGGGCTTAGAAAATCTGCCAGTGGATTTGCAGGAAGTAGCACAGTTGCGGATTCAGCACCCAGACTACTCTATCCAGCAGTTAGCAGATAGCCTCAGCACCCCTCTGACCAAAAGTGGTGTCAACCACAGACTCAGAAAAATCAATAAGATAGCCGATGAGTTATAA
- the cdaA gene encoding diadenylate cyclase CdaA, whose amino-acid sequence MNFQQLSNLQYWTSLFSSPWSIAINLFDILIVAYILYRFTKAIAGTKIMILVRGVMIFVLAQVVANILGLTTISWLINQIITYGVIAAVVIFSPEIRTGLERLGRATDFFSTAQISAEEQMIRAFVKSVEYMSPRKIGALVAIQRVRTLQEYIATGIPLDANISAELLINIFIPNTPLHDGAVIIRENRIAVTSAYLPLTESTGISKEFGTRHRAAIGLSEVSDALTFIVSEETGGISITYNGVFKHDLTIEEFEAELRAILLPAVEEKVSFKDRLLGGWKYEKK is encoded by the coding sequence ATGAACTTTCAACAATTATCCAACCTGCAATATTGGACTAGCTTGTTTTCTAGTCCTTGGAGTATTGCCATCAATCTGTTTGATATTTTGATTGTGGCCTATATTTTATATCGTTTTACAAAAGCGATAGCTGGCACCAAGATTATGATTTTGGTGCGTGGGGTCATGATCTTTGTATTAGCCCAGGTTGTGGCCAATATCCTTGGTTTAACAACGATTTCTTGGTTGATTAATCAGATTATCACCTATGGAGTCATTGCTGCGGTTGTTATCTTCTCTCCAGAGATTCGGACTGGTTTGGAACGCTTGGGAAGGGCGACAGATTTCTTTTCTACTGCTCAAATTAGTGCAGAAGAGCAAATGATTCGTGCCTTTGTCAAGTCGGTTGAATATATGAGTCCCCGTAAGATTGGTGCTCTGGTTGCCATTCAACGAGTTCGGACCTTACAAGAATACATCGCGACAGGGATTCCTTTGGATGCCAATATTTCGGCAGAACTCCTCATCAATATTTTTATTCCCAACACTCCTCTACACGATGGTGCTGTGATTATCAGAGAAAATCGAATAGCAGTAACCTCTGCCTATCTGCCCTTGACAGAAAGTACAGGGATTTCCAAGGAATTTGGGACCAGACACCGGGCGGCTATCGGTTTATCAGAAGTATCAGATGCCTTGACCTTTATCGTCTCAGAGGAAACAGGTGGCATTTCTATTACCTATAATGGGGTTTTCAAGCACGACTTGACGATTGAAGAATTTGAAGCAGAGCTACGAGCAATTCTTTTGCCAGCTGTTGAGGAAAAAGTCAGTTTCAAGGACCGTTTGCTAGGAGGTTGGAAATATGAGAAAAAATAG
- a CDS encoding YvcK family protein — protein MRKPKITVIGGGTGIPVILKSLREKDVEIAAIVTVADDGGSSGELRKNMQQLTPPGDLRNVLVAMSDMPKFYEKVFQYRFSEDAGAFAGHPLGNLIIAGLSEMQGSTYNAMQLLSKFFHTTGKIYPSSDHPLTLHAVFQDGTEVAGESHIADHPGMIDHVYVTNTLNDDTPLASRRVVQTILESDMIVLGPGSLFTSILPNIVIKEIGQALLETKAEIAYVCNIMTQRGETEHFTDSDHVEVLHRHLGRPFIDTVLVNIEKVPQEYMNSNRFDEYLVQVEHDFAGLCKQVPRVISSNFLRLENGGAFHDGDLIVDELMRIIQVRK, from the coding sequence ATGAGAAAACCAAAGATAACGGTGATTGGTGGAGGGACTGGGATTCCTGTCATTCTTAAGAGTCTGCGGGAAAAAGATGTGGAAATCGCAGCTATCGTAACGGTGGCAGATGATGGTGGTTCTTCAGGTGAACTCAGAAAAAATATGCAGCAGTTGACACCGCCAGGCGATCTCCGTAATGTCCTTGTGGCCATGTCGGATATGCCTAAATTCTATGAGAAGGTCTTTCAGTACCGCTTTTCTGAGGATGCTGGAGCCTTTGCTGGCCATCCATTGGGAAATCTCATTATCGCTGGCCTATCAGAAATGCAGGGTTCGACCTATAATGCCATGCAGTTGTTGAGCAAATTTTTCCATACAACTGGGAAGATTTATCCTTCCAGTGACCATCCTTTGACCCTGCACGCAGTCTTTCAGGATGGGACAGAAGTGGCTGGAGAGAGCCATATTGCAGACCATCCAGGCATGATTGACCATGTCTATGTGACCAATACTCTCAACGATGATACGCCTCTGGCCAGTCGTCGAGTAGTGCAGACTATTCTTGAAAGTGACATGATTGTCCTCGGGCCTGGTTCCCTCTTTACCTCGATTTTACCCAATATCGTGATTAAGGAGATCGGGCAGGCGCTTTTGGAAACCAAGGCAGAAATCGCTTATGTCTGCAATATCATGACCCAACGTGGGGAGACGGAGCACTTTACAGATAGTGACCACGTGGAAGTCTTGCATCGTCACCTTGGCCGACCTTTTATCGACACTGTCTTGGTGAATATCGAAAAAGTGCCTCAGGAATACATGAATTCTAACCGGTTTGATGAATATTTGGTGCAGGTGGAACATGATTTTGCTGGTCTTTGTAAGCAAGTTCCGCGTGTGATTTCATCCAACTTCCTTCGTCTGGAAAATGGGGGTGCCTTCCACGATGGGGATTTGATTGTGGATGAATTGATGCGGATTATACAGGTGAGAAAATGA
- a CDS encoding ABC-F family ATP-binding cassette domain-containing protein, which produces MSDFIVEKLSKSVGDKTVFKDISFIIHDLDRIGLIGVNGTGKTTLLDVLSGVSGFDGDVSPFSAKNDYQIGYLTQDPDFDDSKTVLDTVLSSDLKEIQLIREYELIMLNYSEDKQARLERVMAEMDSLQAWEIESQVKTVLSKLGIQDLSTPVGELSGGLRRRVQLAQVLLGNHDLLLLDEPTNHLDIATIEWLTLFLKNSKKTVLFITHDRYFLDALSTRIFELDRAGLTEYQGNYQDYVRLKAEQDERDAALLHKKEQLYKQELAWMRRQPQARATKQQARINRFHDLKKEVSGSSAETDLTMNFETSRIGKKVIEFQDVSFAYENKPILQDFNLLVQAKDRIGIVGDNGVGKSTLLNLIAGSLEPTAGQVVIGETVRIAYFSQQIEGLDESKRVINYLQEVAEEVKTSGGSTTSIAELLEQFLFPRSTHGTLIEKLSGGEKKRLYLLKLLLEKPNVLLLDEPTNDLDIATLTVLENFLQGFAGPVLTVSHDRYFLDKVATKILAFEDRKIRPFFGHYTDYLDEKAFETEMANQVQKAEKEKVIKVREDKKRMTYQEKQEWASIEGDIETLENRIAAIEEEMQANGSDFGKLATLQKELDEKNEALLEKYERYEYLSDFDS; this is translated from the coding sequence ATGAGTGATTTTATCGTTGAAAAACTAAGTAAATCCGTTGGTGACAAGACCGTTTTTAAGGATATTTCCTTTATTATCCATGACCTAGATAGAATTGGTCTGATTGGTGTCAATGGAACGGGCAAGACCACCCTTTTGGACGTCCTTTCTGGTGTTTCTGGATTTGATGGAGATGTCAGTCCCTTTTCAGCTAAGAATGATTACCAGATTGGTTACTTGACCCAAGATCCTGATTTTGATGATAGCAAGACGGTCTTGGATACGGTTCTCTCCAGCGACCTCAAGGAAATCCAGCTCATTCGTGAGTATGAGTTGATCATGCTCAACTACAGTGAGGACAAGCAGGCGCGTTTGGAACGTGTCATGGCAGAGATGGACTCTCTTCAAGCTTGGGAAATTGAGAGTCAGGTCAAGACAGTTCTCAGCAAGCTGGGGATTCAGGACTTATCCACTCCAGTTGGGGAATTGTCAGGCGGTCTAAGAAGACGGGTCCAGTTGGCGCAAGTTCTTCTTGGCAACCACGACCTCTTGCTGCTGGATGAGCCGACCAACCATCTGGACATTGCGACTATTGAGTGGCTGACCCTCTTTTTGAAAAATTCCAAGAAGACCGTCCTTTTTATTACCCATGATCGTTATTTCCTAGATGCTTTATCAACAAGGATTTTCGAGTTGGACCGAGCTGGATTGACGGAGTATCAGGGCAATTATCAGGACTATGTTCGCCTAAAGGCAGAACAGGATGAGCGTGATGCGGCTCTTCTCCACAAAAAGGAACAACTTTATAAGCAAGAATTGGCCTGGATGCGCAGACAACCGCAGGCGCGTGCGACCAAGCAGCAGGCTCGTATCAATCGTTTCCATGACTTGAAGAAAGAGGTTTCAGGCAGTAGTGCTGAGACAGACTTGACTATGAACTTTGAAACCAGTCGTATTGGGAAGAAAGTCATCGAGTTTCAGGATGTTTCCTTTGCCTATGAAAACAAGCCTATTTTGCAAGATTTTAATCTCTTGGTGCAGGCTAAAGATCGTATTGGAATTGTTGGGGACAACGGTGTTGGGAAATCAACTCTCCTTAACTTGATTGCAGGAAGTCTTGAGCCGACAGCAGGACAAGTTGTGATTGGGGAAACTGTTCGCATCGCCTATTTCTCTCAGCAAATTGAGGGTTTGGATGAAAGCAAGCGAGTGATCAATTACTTGCAGGAAGTGGCAGAAGAGGTCAAGACCAGCGGTGGTTCTACAACTTCGATTGCAGAGTTGCTGGAGCAGTTCCTTTTCCCACGTTCGACGCATGGAACCTTGATTGAGAAATTGTCTGGGGGAGAGAAAAAACGCCTTTATCTCCTCAAACTGCTCTTGGAAAAACCAAATGTTCTTCTTTTAGACGAGCCAACCAATGATTTAGATATTGCAACCTTGACAGTTTTGGAGAATTTCTTGCAAGGATTTGCGGGACCTGTTTTGACAGTTAGTCACGACCGTTATTTCTTGGATAAGGTAGCGACCAAGATTCTGGCTTTTGAGGATCGCAAGATTCGTCCTTTCTTTGGTCATTACACCGACTATCTTGATGAAAAAGCCTTTGAAACAGAGATGGCCAATCAAGTGCAAAAGGCCGAAAAGGAGAAAGTGATCAAGGTCCGTGAAGACAAGAAACGCATGACCTACCAAGAAAAGCAGGAGTGGGCAAGCATTGAAGGCGATATTGAAACCTTGGAAAATCGTATCGCTGCTATTGAAGAGGAGATGCAGGCCAACGGCTCTGACTTTGGCAAACTGGCTACTCTCCAAAAAGAACTGGATGAGAAAAACGAAGCACTCCTTGAAAAATACGAACGCTATGAGTATCTCAGTGACTTTGATAGCTAG
- the glmM gene encoding phosphoglucosamine mutase: MGKYFGTDGVRGEANVELTPELAFKLGRFGGHVLSQHETEAPKVFVGRDTRISGEMLESVLVAGLLSVGIHVYKLGVLATPAVAYLVKTEGASVGVMISASHNPALDNGIKFFGGDGFKLDDEKEAEIEALLDAAEDTLPRPSAEGLGTLVDYPEGLRKYEGYLVSTGTPLEGMKVALDTANGAASTSARQIFADLGAQLTVIGETPDGLNINLNVGSTHPETLQEVVKESGSAIGLAFDGDSDRLIAVDENGDIVDGDKIMYIIGKYLSEKGQLAQNTIVTTVMSNLGFHKALDREGINKAVTAVGDRYVVEEMRKSGYNLGGEQSGHVILMDYNTTGDGQLSAVQLTKIMKETGKSLSELAAEVTIYPQKLVNIRVENAMKEKAMEVPAIKDIIEKMEEEMAGNGRILVRPSGTEPLLRVMAEAPTTEEVDYYVDTIADVVRAEIGID, from the coding sequence ATGGGTAAATATTTTGGGACTGATGGAGTCCGTGGAGAAGCTAACGTAGAACTAACACCAGAATTGGCCTTTAAATTAGGACGTTTTGGAGGCCATGTTCTGAGTCAACATGAAACGGAAGCACCGAAAGTCTTTGTAGGACGCGATACACGTATTTCAGGGGAAATGCTAGAATCTGTCCTGGTAGCAGGTCTCCTTTCAGTAGGGATTCACGTATACAAACTAGGCGTTCTGGCAACACCAGCAGTAGCTTACTTGGTTAAAACTGAAGGAGCAAGTGTCGGTGTCATGATTTCTGCTAGCCATAACCCAGCCCTTGATAATGGGATTAAGTTCTTTGGTGGTGATGGTTTCAAACTAGATGACGAAAAAGAAGCAGAAATTGAAGCCTTGCTAGATGCTGCGGAAGATACTCTTCCTCGTCCAAGTGCAGAAGGTTTGGGAACTTTGGTAGATTATCCAGAAGGTTTGCGTAAGTACGAAGGCTACCTTGTTTCAACTGGAACTCCACTTGAAGGAATGAAGGTTGCCTTGGACACAGCAAACGGTGCAGCGTCTACAAGTGCCCGTCAAATCTTTGCAGACCTCGGTGCTCAATTGACGGTTATCGGAGAAACACCAGATGGGCTTAACATTAACCTTAATGTTGGTTCAACCCACCCAGAAACCCTTCAAGAAGTGGTCAAAGAAAGCGGCTCAGCTATTGGTTTGGCCTTTGACGGAGACAGTGACCGTTTGATTGCTGTCGATGAGAATGGTGATATCGTTGATGGTGACAAAATCATGTACATCATCGGAAAATACCTTTCTGAAAAAGGACAATTGGCCCAAAATACAATTGTGACAACTGTTATGTCTAACCTTGGTTTCCACAAGGCCTTGGACCGTGAAGGTATTAACAAGGCAGTCACTGCAGTCGGCGACCGCTATGTTGTTGAAGAAATGAGAAAATCAGGTTACAACCTTGGTGGTGAACAGTCTGGTCACGTGATCTTGATGGATTACAATACCACAGGTGATGGCCAATTATCAGCTGTCCAATTGACTAAAATCATGAAGGAAACTGGTAAGAGCTTATCAGAGTTGGCTGCAGAAGTAACCATCTATCCACAAAAATTAGTCAATATCCGAGTGGAAAATGCCATGAAGGAAAAGGCTATGGAAGTGCCAGCTATTAAGGATATCATCGAGAAGATGGAAGAAGAAATGGCAGGGAATGGTCGTATCCTAGTACGCCCAAGTGGAACAGAGCCCCTTTTGCGTGTTATGGCAGAAGCGCCTACAACAGAAGAAGTGGACTACTATGTTGATACTATCGCAGACGTAGTTCGAGCTGAAATCGGGATTGACTAA
- a CDS encoding DUF1149 family protein: MNLKREQEFVSQYHFDARNFEWENENGAPETKVDVNFQLIQHDQENQVTSLIVILSFMIVFDKFVISGTISQVNHIDGRIVNEPSELNQEEVETLARPCLNMLNRLTYEVTEIALDLPGINLEF, encoded by the coding sequence ATGAATCTTAAACGTGAACAAGAATTTGTTAGTCAGTATCATTTTGATGCGCGTAATTTTGAATGGGAAAATGAAAATGGAGCTCCTGAAACTAAGGTGGATGTGAACTTCCAATTAATTCAACATGACCAAGAAAATCAAGTGACTTCCTTGATTGTTATCTTGAGTTTTATGATTGTATTTGATAAATTTGTCATCAGTGGAACCATTTCACAGGTGAACCATATCGATGGTCGTATTGTTAACGAACCAAGTGAATTGAACCAAGAAGAAGTGGAAACCTTGGCTCGTCCATGTTTGAACATGCTCAACCGTTTGACTTATGAAGTAACTGAAATTGCATTAGACTTACCAGGAATCAATTTGGAGTTCTAA
- a CDS encoding CCA tRNA nucleotidyltransferase, whose protein sequence is MRLTQMPSEFQKALPVLEKIKEAGFEAYFVGGSVRDALLNRPIHDVDIATSSYPEETKQIFPRTADIGIEHGTVLVLDGDEEYEVTTFRTEDVYVDYRRPSAVSFVRSLEEDLKRRDFTVNAFALDDTGEIIDLFHGLEDLEKQVLRAVGVASERFNEDALRIMRGFRFQASLGFELETETFKAMKTLTPLLEKISVERTFVEFDKLLLAPFWRRGLASMIESQAYDYLPDMASSKDKLNRLFDLETDFTFESSEQAWAALLWALEIENAQPFLKAWKTSRQFAKQVQDLLTILALREKGELSKRDCYRFDLDFLLQAENLRQAQGKPVNPQVITETYQSLTIHDKKEIQINGGILIKEYGYQPGPDLGEILTEIEYAIVDGELENNRQAIHAYLREKK, encoded by the coding sequence ATGAGATTAACGCAAATGCCTTCTGAATTTCAGAAGGCTTTACCAGTATTAGAAAAAATTAAAGAAGCAGGTTTTGAGGCCTATTTTGTTGGAGGTTCTGTTCGAGATGCCCTCCTCAATCGTCCTATCCATGATGTGGATATTGCGACGTCTTCTTATCCAGAAGAAACCAAGCAGATTTTTCCGCGAACAGCCGATATCGGAATCGAGCATGGAACTGTCTTGGTCTTAGATGGGGACGAGGAGTATGAGGTGACTACTTTTCGGACAGAGGATGTCTATGTGGACTATCGCAGACCCAGTGCGGTCTCTTTTGTGCGCTCGCTAGAAGAAGACCTCAAACGCCGTGATTTCACAGTCAACGCCTTTGCCTTGGACGATACAGGAGAAATCATTGACTTGTTTCATGGTTTAGAAGATTTGGAAAAGCAAGTCTTACGAGCAGTTGGAGTGGCAAGTGAGCGTTTCAACGAAGATGCTTTGCGGATTATGCGTGGTTTCCGTTTTCAAGCCAGTCTTGGTTTTGAACTTGAGACAGAAACGTTTAAAGCAATGAAGACCTTGACGCCACTTTTGGAGAAAATTTCTGTGGAGCGTACCTTCGTTGAGTTTGATAAACTCTTGCTGGCTCCATTTTGGAGAAGGGGTTTGGCTTCCATGATTGAGAGTCAAGCTTATGACTATCTCCCTGATATGGCATCTAGCAAAGACAAACTTAACAGACTGTTTGATTTGGAGACTGATTTCACCTTTGAATCTTCAGAGCAAGCCTGGGCTGCTCTACTGTGGGCTTTGGAGATTGAAAATGCGCAGCCATTTTTGAAGGCTTGGAAGACCTCACGTCAGTTTGCTAAGCAAGTTCAGGATTTACTGACTATTTTGGCCTTGCGTGAAAAGGGAGAATTGAGCAAGCGCGATTGTTATCGCTTTGACTTGGATTTTCTTTTACAGGCTGAAAATCTTCGTCAGGCTCAGGGAAAACCAGTCAACCCACAAGTCATCACAGAAACCTACCAGAGTCTGACCATTCATGACAAGAAAGAAATCCAAATCAACGGTGGTATTTTGATCAAGGAATATGGTTATCAGCCGGGCCCAGACTTGGGAGAGATTTTAACAGAGATTGAATATGCCATTGTCGATGGAGAATTGGAAAATAACCGTCAAGCCATCCATGCTTATCTAAGGGAGAAAAAATGA
- a CDS encoding CdaR family protein — protein sequence MRKNSLYIISSLFFACVLFIYATSTNFQNSNTARQVKSETYTNTITNVPIDIHYDADQYFISGFASEVSVILTGANRVTLASEMQESTRKFKVTADLTYASVGTIEVPLNIENLPSGLTAVATPQKITVKVGKKVKRDGMIVVPQVDQSQIDPKLQIDSVTVSNERVSVTTDQETLAKIDRIIALLPTSERITGNYSGSVPLQAIDRNGVVLPAVITPFDTTMKVTTKPVAPSSSTSNSTTSSSSETSSSTKATSSKTN from the coding sequence ATGAGAAAAAATAGTCTATATATCATTTCATCTCTCTTTTTTGCTTGTGTCTTATTTATCTATGCAACGTCAACCAACTTTCAAAATAGCAATACCGCAAGGCAGGTCAAATCAGAAACCTACACCAATACGATAACGAACGTTCCTATCGATATTCACTATGATGCTGACCAGTATTTCATTAGTGGATTTGCATCAGAAGTTTCAGTGATATTAACCGGAGCCAATCGTGTGACCTTGGCTAGCGAAATGCAGGAGAGCACTCGTAAGTTTAAGGTAACTGCTGATTTGACGTATGCCAGTGTTGGAACGATTGAAGTTCCCTTGAACATTGAAAATCTTCCAAGTGGATTGACCGCTGTGGCAACGCCTCAAAAGATTACAGTGAAAGTTGGGAAGAAGGTTAAGCGAGATGGGATGATTGTTGTGCCACAAGTTGACCAAAGCCAGATTGATCCCAAGCTACAAATTGATAGTGTAACCGTGTCAAACGAACGAGTTTCTGTCACAACTGACCAAGAAACATTAGCTAAAATTGATCGTATTATTGCGCTTTTACCAACTAGCGAACGTATAACAGGTAATTACAGTGGTTCAGTACCTTTGCAGGCAATCGACCGCAATGGTGTTGTCTTACCGGCAGTTATTACTCCGTTCGATACAACAATGAAGGTGACTACAAAACCAGTAGCACCAAGTTCAAGCACATCAAATTCAACTACAAGCAGTTCGTCGGAGACATCTTCGTCAACGAAAGCAACTAGTTCAAAAACGAATTAA